The region GCGCGAAAGCGGCACGATCTTTGCCATCCCCACCTATGCCTTTGTGTTTGGGGTGTTCGTGGTGATCGCGATTGGCCTAGCCCGCTATTTTGGAATTTTCGGCGAGCCATTGCCACCCCGCAGCGTCGCAACCGATGAAACCGCTCGTTCAGGCCTCGATAACTTTGGCTTGATCTGGCTAGTCTTGCGGGCCTTTGCTGGTGGTTGTACCGCCTTGACTGGGATTGAAGCAATTAGCGACGGCGTACAAGCCTTCAAAAATCCAGCACCAAAAAATGCGATTATCACGATGCGAGCCATGGCGGTGATGGCCATGACCTTGTTTATTGGGATTAGCTTTATCGCTACCCATATTCCAATTACGATTTTGCATGAAGGTGGCGAGAGCGTGCTTTCGCAAATGACCCGGACGGTTGTGGGCAGCGGTTTTATGTACTACTGGGTTCAATTTACAACCATGTTGATTTTGATCCTTGCTGCTAATACCGCCTATGCCGACTTCCCACGGATCGCGGCCTTCTTATCGAATGATGGTTTCTTGCCGCGTTGGCTTTCGCGCTTGGGCAGTCGTTTAGTTTATAGCTCAGGCGTGATCGCGTTAGCCTTTTTGGCATCGGCCTTGCTGGCAGCTTTCGGCGGCGAAGAACATCACCTATTGCCATTGTATGCGATTGGCGTGTTCCTCTCGTTTACGCTTTCACAAGCTGGCATGATCGTAATGTGGCGCAAAGTTGCTAAACTCAAGCCAGGCGAAAGCCTCGACACAGGGATCACGACCCTGCACTATGAACCAAACTACAAGCTCAAACGGATTCCCAGTATTATTGGGGTTGGCTTGACGGCTGTGGTTTTGGTGGTGCTGACGGTTACCAAATTTACCGAAGGTGCTTGGTTAATTATTGTGGCCTTGCCGCTGATCATGCTGTTGTTCCGCAAGATCAAAGCGCACTATGATCATGTGGCAACCAATTTAAGCCTGACGGGTTTGAAACCAAGTGATTTGCGTTCGCCAGCTGATGTGGCAATTGTGCCAGTTGGCAGCATTCACCGTGGCTCATTGCGGGCGATCAAATATGCCTTGAAACTAACCGACGATGTGCGCGTGGTGCAAGTCGTAGGTAGCGAAGAGGAAGAAATAAAAACCCGCAAACGCTGGGAACAGTGGGATGAAGTGCTGGGCAAGGCCAAATTGGTCTTCTTGCACACCGACTACCGCGATTATCTCACGCCACTGGTCGATTACGTCGATCAAGTCAACAATAAAGAATTTCCAGGCGATTTGATTACCGTGGTTATTCCCGAGTTTGTGCCCGATTCGACCATGGCCAAAGTGCTGCACAACCAAACTGCCGTGATGCTGTTGCTGGCATTGCGCAAATATGAAGATGTGGTGGTGATCAGCGTCCCTTATCACTTGCACTATATTCCAACTGGCTCGGAAGATATTGTGGCCCAAAAACCAGCCGCCTAATTCCATGCCCTCACCCCCGACCCCCTCCTTTCAAGGGTAGGTTTTAATAATGATTGGGTGGGATCTGGAGTCGATTTTCATGCCCTCACCCCCTGACCCCCTCTCCCGCCCTGCGAGGCGAGGGGGGACCATCCCCATCCGATCATAACGCCCCTCTCCCGCCGCAGTGGGAGGGGGGCTAGGGGGTGAGGGCATTAATTTCCACATTCGTTAACAATCTCATTGACAAAAGCTTTGAGTGGACTATAATCAAAGCCTGTGTTCACCGCCGACATATCTGAATAGTGGCGGTTTTTTTATGCAAATGGAAACGGGTATGCGCTTTCAGCTACACCAATCCAACTTAACCAATGTCGTTTTACCGTATTGTTCCCAACAAGCACGGCACTCACCGCATTCTCCACCCCAAACCTAATTTCACTTCAACAATAATGCTCCAATAAATGCTTGTTTAAGCTGCTTAGTCGAGGTGTCGCAGCTTAAGGGTATTTTATTGCGACCTTAAATACAGAACATTTGTTCAATTTAATATGTGCTATTAACCCTCGTTTTGAGGAAACGCCAAGGAGTTTGTCCATGTTGACCCAATTGAAGCGGGTTTTAGTGGGGAATCCGTTGGAGACTGCCGCCCAATCGCATGAGCGCTTGGATAAAAAAACCGCGCTGGCAGTCTTCTCGTCCGATGCTTTGTCGTCAGTCGCCTATGCCACCGAAGAAATGTTAGTCCACCTTGTGCCAGCAGGCATCATTGCATTTAGCTCATCGCTGTGGCTGGGTATTGGCATCGCTGTTTTGCTCATGATTGTGACGATCTCCTATCGCCAAACGATCACAGCCTACCCCAGTGGTGGTGGCTCGTACATTGTAGCCTCGGATAATTTGGGAACGTTGGCGGGTTTGATCGCTGGCGGCGCATTGTTAATCGACTATATTCTGACCGTCGCCGTGTCAATCTCGTCGGGCGTATCGCAGTTGATCTCGCTGGTCGAGCCATTGCGTGATTATCGGATTGAAATTTGTGTTATTGGGATTGTGATTCTGACTCTGGCCAATTTGCGGGGGATTCGCGAATCGGGGGCGATTTTCTCGCTGCCCACCTACTTTTTTGTGACGATCATTTTGCTGACCCTCGGCTACGGCTTTTACAAACAATTTACAGGCAATATTCAGCCATTGGTGCTTTCGGATAACCTGATGGGGCCGCACGAACAAAGTTTCTCGCCATTTGGCACCGAAGCTATGACCGCATTTTTGCTGATGGGTGCGTTTGCTTCGGGCTGTTCGGCATTGACTGGGGTTGAAGCAATTTCGAATGGTGTGCCAGCGTTTCGCAAGCCCGAGCCACATAACGCCCGCGTCACCATGGTGTGGATGGCCGGTTTGCTGTTAGTCATGTTCGCTGGGATTACCTGGTTTGCCCACAAATATGGGGCACGCCCACAATTCAACGAAACCGTGATTTCGCAAATTGGGCGGGGGATTTGGGGTCGCACGACGGGCAGCGAAACAGGTTTCCCCAAAGTGATGCATGGTATGTTGCAAATCTCGACCGCTGCAATTTTGTTGGTTGCCGCCAATACGAGCTACGCCGATTTTCCCCGTTTGATGTCGTTGCTGGCCCGCGATGGCTTCTTGCCCCGCCAATTCTCATCATTGGGCGATCGTTTGGTCTTCTCGAATGGGATTCTCTTTCTGTCGGTGGCCGCAGCGCTGTTGGTGATTGGCTTTGATGGCTCGGTTACCAACTTGATTCCATTGTATGCGGTTGGCGTGTTCCTTTCATTTACGCTTTCACAATCGGGGATGGTCTTGCGCTGGTTGCGGCTCAAAACCAAGGGTTGGCAACTTAATTTAGTGGTGAATGCAGTTGGTGCAATTGCGACAGGCATCGTTTTGATCATCAATGGCACAACCAAATTCAAAGAAGGTGCATGGCTGGTTGTTATTTGTATTCCCATTCTCGTTTTGATTTTTACTGCGATCAATCGCCATTACAAAGGCGTAGCTAAACAACTTTCCTTGGAAGGGTTTAGCAAACCTGTACCCTTAGAAAATAATGTGATTGTGCTGGTATCATCATTGCATCGTGGCACAGTTAAAGCGCTTGAATATGCTAAATCGATTGCACCAGGTAAAGTTCGCGCTTTGTATATTGAATTTGAGCATGAACACGAAAAAACTGAACGTCTCCAAGAACGTTGGCAACAGTGGGAGCCAGATGTGCCCTTGGATATTGAAATATCTAAATATCGTTCATTATTACGCCCAGTCTTACGCTATGTTGATCGAATTGAAGCTGAGCGCAATGATGATATTCTAACCATTATCTTGCCTGAATTTATTCCGGCACGAATTTGGGAATATGCCTTACATAACCAAACTGCCTTCTTCTTGAAAGGTGCGTTGTTATTCCGACGCAATAAAATCGTAATTAGCGTGCCATATCATCTTGAACGCTAAAACTTAGCAACTCTTAATCAAAAAACGCCTGAACTGCCTGCGCAGTCGGGCGTTTTTTCTTGACAGGCAGTGATGGGCAACGTATGATTACCGCCGTCTAAACCGACACCCACCACAATCTTAGGAAGGTCAGAAGTGATGTATTTTGTGAGTCAAACCAAGCGCCGCCTAACAGCTGGTCTGTTTGGCGCTGTTGCGTTGGTGCTTGCCGCCTGTGGCAGTAGCAATCCGCCACTGACGGGGATTGTAACAGATAGCTATACCCAAAAGCCCGTTGCTGGAGTAACCATTCAAGTTGGCGAAGCAAGTGCTACCAGTGATGCTGACGGTAAATGGACAATTAATGAATGGGAAAATATCAATTCACTCTTAGTTCAAGCCAGCGACTATAGCTCAGCCACGCTTAGTTTGACCGATAAAACTCCAGTCGATGAGCAAACTCCGGTAGAAGTCAATCTGACGATTCGGCCCAACACGATCAGCGGGGTTGTGCTTGATCAATACTCACAACAGCCTGTGGCTGGCGTGACGGTCAAGGCTGGCACTAGCCAAGCCACCAGTGGTACCGATGGTCGCTATAAATTAACCGATGTTGCTGAAAAAGCCGAAGTGGTAATTGTGGCAACCGATTACACCAGCGCCACCGCTACCCTCGAAAAACAAACCAGCTATGATGTTTCGCTGCGCCCAACTAGCTTAACTGGGATTATTAGCGATAAATATAGCCAAAAACCAGTCAGTGGAGCCACGGTCAGCGTTGGTAGTGCCACCGCCCAAAGCGATGCCGAAGGCCGCTATACCGTGCGCAACATTGATTTGACTGCACCAGTTGTCTTCAGCGCTACCGATTACAGCAGCCAAACCTTAGATTTGCCGCAAGCCGCCTCGTTGGATGTGGTTTTGCGACCTTCGACGGTGCGTGGCTCAGTCGTCGATAGCGCGACAGGCAAGCCATTGAGCAAAGGCACGGTTATCGCCATGGTCAAGCCATTTGAAGGGGCCGACGAAACCTACCCCTACACTGGCACAGCCGTCACCATGGCACGGCTGAATTCCGATGGTAGCTATGAACTGACTGATGTGCCCGAAAATGCCCAAATTCAAGTGCTCTCACCTGGTTATCGCAAGGCTTGGACGGCGCTCAGCGAAGGCAAATTTACCGCCGATCTAGAAGCCGAAGAATTTATTGCCAAAGCAATTTATATTACCGCTGCCACTGGCTCATCGAAAGCTTCATTAAGCGAATTGTTTGATTTGGTTGATCAAACCGAAGTTAACGCTGTGGTGATCGATATCAAGCTGGATATTGCCGGCGATGTTGGTGGGGTTGGCTATCTCTCGCAGCATCCATTGGTTTTAGCCGCCGAAACCTCATCCGACTATTTGGATATGGAATGGATTGTGGCCGAAGCTCGCAAACGTAATATCTACTTAATTGGCCGGATGGCGGTGATGCGCGATAATCGTTTGGCCGATGCCCATCCCGAATGGGCTGCCCAAAGCAAAGTTACTGGCGGTGTTTGGGAAGATGACGGCGGCCTCAAGTGGCTTGATCCATTCAATCCCAACGTTACCGAGTATAATGTGGGCATTGCCAAAGAAATTGCCGCATTTGGCTTTGATGAAGTACAATTCGATTACATTCGCTTCCCATCGGATGGCAGCACCAGCAATTTGGTTTTCTCCAAGCCGATTGATCCCAAAAATAATCCGGAAGTGATGTACGAAGCGATTGGCAATGTGCTCAAACGCGCTCATGGCGATATCAATGGTTCAGGCGCATTCTTCTCAATCGATGTGTTTGGCTATGCCACCTGGCGTAATATGTGGGAAATTGGCCAAAGCCTTGAAATTATGGCCGATCACACCGATTATGTCTGTGCAATGGTCTATCCTTCACACTACGATCGTAATGAGTTGGGCTTCGATAACGCCGATGCCTATCCTTATGAGATCGTCAAGGATAGTATCGAAAAGGGCCAAAAACGCATGGAAGGCAAATATGCAGTCCAACGACCGTGGCTGCAAGCCTTTACCGCGACATGGCTCGACCCGGTAACCCAATATGGTCGCACCGAAGTTCGCGCCCAAATGCAAGCAGTTGCCGAAGTCGAAGGTACGTATGGTTGGATTCTCTGGAATGCTGCCAATTATTACGACCCCGACTGGCTCGATTAATTAACCTTCGCAAGTAGCAAAAATTAAGGGCTATGCTCCCTCACCCCCTACCCCTCTCCCACCAAATGGGAGAGGGGCTTGATCCAATATTCTCCCTCGCTTCGCGTGCGGGCTAGGGGGTGAGGGGATATATTTTGGTCAATCGAATGAACCATTATATCGATAGCCTATAGTCCTTAATTTCGTAGTCGTTATCGACGAGGTACCTATGCGCCGTAAGTTTTTCATGGCAGCAATTGGCTTATCGCTAGCATTCGGTGGCATAACTTGGCAAGCCCAAGCCCAAACCAACACCGCCAACAAGGTGCAAACTGCCACATTTGCCCAAAGCTCAGTCGCCGATTGGCAAGCTGGCACGCTCGAAGGCTTGTTGGTGACCAATAACAGCGATGGCGAGTTGCGGCTCGATCAAGCGGCCACCCAAGGTACTTTTACGTCGGTTGCCCACGAAGTGCCGTTCGTTTGGAATGCGGTTTCGGCTCATTGGAATTTCGAACTGCCAGTTGGCACGAGCCTAAGCCTCAAATTGCGTACCAGCGCCAATGGCACCGAATGGCGCGAATGGCAAACCTTAAATGTGGCCCAAATTTTGGCCGAGGGTGAGCAATTGCTTGGGCCAATTGGAGTTGAGACCGATTCACGCTGGTTGCAATATCAGGTTGATTTTGCCAGCAGCAATCAGCCAGCTGCACCAAGTTTACAGGCCATCGCATGGCGTTTTATTGACACCAGCAATGGCCCCAAACTCACCGATCAGCTTAATCGTGCTCCAGCCGCCTTTGGTGGCACAACTTTTACTCGCCCACCGCAAGTAATTAGCCGCAATAGCTGGGGCGCATTGCCTGGCATTCCCAATTTGCTGCCTTCACGCCCACGCCGAATCGAGTTAGTCAGTTTGCCCTTGAATAACCAAGCTGATCCGCCGACAATGTTGCGGGCCTTGCAAGCTGCTGCCCAAGCTGAGGGAGCCGCCGATCTGCCCTATCAATTTGTGATCGATCAGGCTGGCAATGTGTATGCTGGGCGCAACGGCTTTCCGGCCAGCAATGGCACCATTCGCTTGGCGCTACTTGGCGATTTAACCGATGCTGCCCGTACCGGCTTGGGCCAAATTATCGCTTGGATCAGCGAAGCCTATCGTTTACCCCAAACATTAACCGTCTTGGGCAGTTTGAATGTTGAGCAAGCTGAATCGATTCGGCGTACCGCCGACCAACTGACTGTGCGCAAACGATTGACCTTCGTGGAAAGCAACACCCGCGATTACAATGAGCGGATTATGCTGTTCAACCCAACCAATCAAATTGCCCGCACGATCGTGACCTTCTTGCCTGGTCAAACCAATGCCGTGCGTCGCGAATATGAAATTCAGCCTGGCCAACGAGTTAATATCATCGCCAACGAAATTTTCAGCGATACCTTTAATTTGCCAATTGAAGTCAGTTCCAATCAAGCGATTGTTGGTGATCGCACGATGTTATTTGCCAACGATGCCTTGGGCGAATCAGGAATTAGTCGTTGGAGCCGTACTTGGTATTTTGCTGAGGGCGATGGCTCGAACGATCGCAGTACCCTGTTGTGGCTCTACAATCCACAGCCCAGCGAAGTTGTAGCTAATTTGCTAATGATGCCAACCGATGGCATTACGACCACGCGCCAAGTGTTGCTGCCGCCCTTCACCCGCACCCAAGTTGATTTGAGCAGCAATTATCCCAAAGCGTTTGGTTTGCGCATCGCAGCGACTGCGCCGATTGCAGCCGAACGCACAATCTTGGTTGGCCCAACTAAAGGCGGCGGTTTCCTAACCCACGGTGCAGTTGCGCCATCGAATACCTGGTATTTTGCCGAAGGTGCAACCCTCGATCCCTTCGTTACAACCTTAGCCTTGCTCAACCCGAATCCGGTTTCGGCGGCAATTACCACCACCTTTATGACCGAGGAAGGTTCGACGTTCACGCGGCGTTATCAAGTGCCCGCCTTGGCGCGACTCGATGTCGATCTGCGTGAGATTGTGCCTTCACCCCAAGGCGTTGGGACGATGTTGACCGCAAGCCAGCCGATTGTGGCCGAACGCACCAGCTATTTCAATGGCGGCAATAGTGCCACCAATAGCTTGGGTGCTGCCGAGCCAGATTATGTTTGGCACTTTGCCGAAGGCCGAACCGCCGATCCTGCTACCGAATTCTTGCTGGTGCTGAATCCCAATCAACGTCCAGCCCAGGTTAAGGTAACGCTAGGCAAAGACGATGGCACAACCCAAGTCGTCGAGTATACGATTCCACGCACAGGCCGAATTTCGATTTTGCTTGATGCGATTGATCCGAATTTGCAATCGCATACAATCAGCGTTGAAGCCAATTTACCAGTTGTCGCCGAACGCACGATTTTGATTGACAATACCAGCGGCGGCGGCGGACATAGCGCCCTTGGTACGCCTGAACGTTAATCAGCAAACAAGCGGGTTGCAACTGCAATCCGCTTATCTATTTTAGAAAAAAACACTTATGCCAGAACTACCAGAAGTTGAAACCGTTCGTCGTTCGCTTGAGCAAGAACTCGTTGGGCGGCATTTTGTGGCATTGCGCAGCCTTGGCTGGCCCAAAATTGTCGATACGCATAGCCCTGAATTGTTTGCCGAAGCTATTGCCCAACGCCAAATTCAGCAAGTTCAGCGGCGGGCCAAATATCTGCTGATCGCGCTTGATAACCACGAAACCTTGATTGTGCATCTGCGCATGACTGGCCAAATGTTGGTTGTGGCTGCCGACGAACCTACCGATCGCCATACCCATGTGGTAGTAGCGTTGGATAATGGCCGCGAACTGCGCTTTCACGATCCACGCAAATTTGGTCGCTGGAGCCTCGTTGATCGCAGTGGCGTGGCGGCGCTTAATCAACGTTTAGGGCCAGAGCCGCTTGGCGACGATTTTACGTTGGATGATTTTGCTCAACGTTTAAGCCGCAAAGCCACCAAGATTAAACCAACCTTGCTTGATCAAAGCGTCTTGGCTGGAGTTGGCAATATTTATGCTGATGAGGCCTTGTGGTTAGCTAAAATTCACCCATTGCACCCCGCCAATAGCCTAAACGCCAGCGAAATTGCTGAGCTTTTCGCGGCGATTAAAATTGTGCTGAACAACTCAATTGAGCATCGTGGCACAACCTTGGTCAATTATCGCGATGCCTATGGCGCAAGCGGCGAAAACCAATATCACCTTGAAGCCTATGGTCGGACTGGCGAGCCATGTCGGCGCTGTGGCACACCAATCGAACGCATCGTCGTGGCCCAACGCTCAACCCATATTTGCCCAAGTTGCCAACATTAAAGAGCATAGAACATAGGGGAATTGGTATTTAACGCAGAGCTGATCCCTGAAGCCCAACTTCTATGTTCTATGTTCTATGTGTAATGGTTTATAGCGTCAACAACGGTCAGCATGCCCTCACGCATGAACCGTGTTGTTCTAGGCAAATCAAAGCCGTTCTTGGTTTATAGCGTCAACAACGGTCAGCATGCCCTCACCCCCAACCCCTCTCCCACTGCGGCGGGCGAGGGGAGCACTCCTGGAGCGGTTCCCCCTCGCCTCGCGTGCGGGAGAGGGGGTGAGGGGGTGAGGGGGTGAGGGCACGAGAATTGGTTGTTAATCCAATGAACCATTACATCTATGTTCTATGTTCTACTCTTCGCCCAACACAAAATGGCGAATGCCATAGGCCGCGCCATCGTCGCTGAGCGCAGGCAACACATGATTAGCCGCAGCTAAGGCAAACCGATCAGCATTGCCCATGGCCATGCCAAAGCCTGCCCAAGCCAACATCGAAGCATCATTCTCGCGATCACCAATTGCCGCAACTTCAGCTTGGGGAATGCCCAAATGTTCAGCAAGCACGGCTAAACCAACGCCTTTGGAGCTACCAATCGCCGCTGCCTCGCCAAAATGGTCGTGCGAACGAAAAATCTCCAAGCGCCCTTTCCAACGTGCACCCCATTCTTGCATCGTGCGTTCTAATTCAGTTGGGTCGGTGATCCAAACAAGTTTGGTCACGGGTTTGTGGCGCACAATTTCAACCAAGTTTGGGGCAATATTCACTGGAATATCGACCAGCGAGAAGCCCAAATATTCTTCAACCTCAGGGCTACGCTCAACAATCCACAGCTCATCATCGATATAGGCCTGAATATACAAGCCCTCAGCCAAGGACAATTCGACCACTTCGGCAGCCAAATCGGCGGGCAAAGGATTATCGTAGAGCACCGTACCATCGGCGGTTTGGACATGTGCGCCTTGGTAGGTAATCAATGGGGTGGTTATCTGCAACATATCGGCAAATGGCTGAGCGGTGCGAATCATGCGGCCAGTCGCAATTGTGACATGCACTCCAGCCGCTTGGGCATCAGCAATCGCGGCTCTGGTAGCGGCACTCGGTTCTAAACGCGAATCAAGCAAGGTTCCATCAAGATCAAGCGCCAACAAACGATAGTTCGGGGTCATGAACAATCCTCTAAAACGCAACAACGACGTGCGATTAGTATACCGCAGCGTCGTTGAGTCGATATCCTGTAATGCTCGTTAGTATAGCATCATCACTTAACTTCATCCTTCGGTGGCTCGATCACGATCATTGGTTGCAGACTTGGGTCAACATACACGATCGGCTGGCCTTGAAATAATTGCTCGGTTTCAACCGGCAACGGCGAACCTGCTCGATCCAAGCGCCCACGCAATTTGGCATTCAGCATATAAATCGTCAGCGCAATCATAATCAGATAGCCAACCACCAAAAATGTATTAATCCACGGATGCAATTCAACACTCAAAAGAAAGCCCAAGCCCAACAAGCATCCCCAACGGAATAAGCCAATCAAGCCGGCTTGCCAA is a window of Herpetosiphon gulosus DNA encoding:
- a CDS encoding APC family permease, with the translated sequence MLTQLKRVLVGNPLETAAQSHERLDKKTALAVFSSDALSSVAYATEEMLVHLVPAGIIAFSSSLWLGIGIAVLLMIVTISYRQTITAYPSGGGSYIVASDNLGTLAGLIAGGALLIDYILTVAVSISSGVSQLISLVEPLRDYRIEICVIGIVILTLANLRGIRESGAIFSLPTYFFVTIILLTLGYGFYKQFTGNIQPLVLSDNLMGPHEQSFSPFGTEAMTAFLLMGAFASGCSALTGVEAISNGVPAFRKPEPHNARVTMVWMAGLLLVMFAGITWFAHKYGARPQFNETVISQIGRGIWGRTTGSETGFPKVMHGMLQISTAAILLVAANTSYADFPRLMSLLARDGFLPRQFSSLGDRLVFSNGILFLSVAAALLVIGFDGSVTNLIPLYAVGVFLSFTLSQSGMVLRWLRLKTKGWQLNLVVNAVGAIATGIVLIINGTTKFKEGAWLVVICIPILVLIFTAINRHYKGVAKQLSLEGFSKPVPLENNVIVLVSSLHRGTVKALEYAKSIAPGKVRALYIEFEHEHEKTERLQERWQQWEPDVPLDIEISKYRSLLRPVLRYVDRIEAERNDDILTIILPEFIPARIWEYALHNQTAFFLKGALLFRRNKIVISVPYHLER
- a CDS encoding putative glycoside hydrolase, whose amino-acid sequence is MYFVSQTKRRLTAGLFGAVALVLAACGSSNPPLTGIVTDSYTQKPVAGVTIQVGEASATSDADGKWTINEWENINSLLVQASDYSSATLSLTDKTPVDEQTPVEVNLTIRPNTISGVVLDQYSQQPVAGVTVKAGTSQATSGTDGRYKLTDVAEKAEVVIVATDYTSATATLEKQTSYDVSLRPTSLTGIISDKYSQKPVSGATVSVGSATAQSDAEGRYTVRNIDLTAPVVFSATDYSSQTLDLPQAASLDVVLRPSTVRGSVVDSATGKPLSKGTVIAMVKPFEGADETYPYTGTAVTMARLNSDGSYELTDVPENAQIQVLSPGYRKAWTALSEGKFTADLEAEEFIAKAIYITAATGSSKASLSELFDLVDQTEVNAVVIDIKLDIAGDVGGVGYLSQHPLVLAAETSSDYLDMEWIVAEARKRNIYLIGRMAVMRDNRLADAHPEWAAQSKVTGGVWEDDGGLKWLDPFNPNVTEYNVGIAKEIAAFGFDEVQFDYIRFPSDGSTSNLVFSKPIDPKNNPEVMYEAIGNVLKRAHGDINGSGAFFSIDVFGYATWRNMWEIGQSLEIMADHTDYVCAMVYPSHYDRNELGFDNADAYPYEIVKDSIEKGQKRMEGKYAVQRPWLQAFTATWLDPVTQYGRTEVRAQMQAVAEVEGTYGWILWNAANYYDPDWLD
- the mutM gene encoding bifunctional DNA-formamidopyrimidine glycosylase/DNA-(apurinic or apyrimidinic site) lyase gives rise to the protein MPELPEVETVRRSLEQELVGRHFVALRSLGWPKIVDTHSPELFAEAIAQRQIQQVQRRAKYLLIALDNHETLIVHLRMTGQMLVVAADEPTDRHTHVVVALDNGRELRFHDPRKFGRWSLVDRSGVAALNQRLGPEPLGDDFTLDDFAQRLSRKATKIKPTLLDQSVLAGVGNIYADEALWLAKIHPLHPANSLNASEIAELFAAIKIVLNNSIEHRGTTLVNYRDAYGASGENQYHLEAYGRTGEPCRRCGTPIERIVVAQRSTHICPSCQH
- a CDS encoding Cof-type HAD-IIB family hydrolase — its product is MTPNYRLLALDLDGTLLDSRLEPSAATRAAIADAQAAGVHVTIATGRMIRTAQPFADMLQITTPLITYQGAHVQTADGTVLYDNPLPADLAAEVVELSLAEGLYIQAYIDDELWIVERSPEVEEYLGFSLVDIPVNIAPNLVEIVRHKPVTKLVWITDPTELERTMQEWGARWKGRLEIFRSHDHFGEAAAIGSSKGVGLAVLAEHLGIPQAEVAAIGDRENDASMLAWAGFGMAMGNADRFALAAANHVLPALSDDGAAYGIRHFVLGEE
- a CDS encoding APC family permease; this translates as MNIKQLLIGKPFPSSSAHHERLDKVRGLAVFASDPISSNAYATEAIMRVLILISAAALSYTLPIAIGIAALVLLVVLSYNQTIHHYPMGGGAYMVSKDNLGRTASWLAGASILSDYVLTVAVSVSAGVKAISSAFPDVAFFHEHRVLIGIGIILLITWLNLRGVRESGTIFAIPTYAFVFGVFVVIAIGLARYFGIFGEPLPPRSVATDETARSGLDNFGLIWLVLRAFAGGCTALTGIEAISDGVQAFKNPAPKNAIITMRAMAVMAMTLFIGISFIATHIPITILHEGGESVLSQMTRTVVGSGFMYYWVQFTTMLILILAANTAYADFPRIAAFLSNDGFLPRWLSRLGSRLVYSSGVIALAFLASALLAAFGGEEHHLLPLYAIGVFLSFTLSQAGMIVMWRKVAKLKPGESLDTGITTLHYEPNYKLKRIPSIIGVGLTAVVLVVLTVTKFTEGAWLIIVALPLIMLLFRKIKAHYDHVATNLSLTGLKPSDLRSPADVAIVPVGSIHRGSLRAIKYALKLTDDVRVVQVVGSEEEEIKTRKRWEQWDEVLGKAKLVFLHTDYRDYLTPLVDYVDQVNNKEFPGDLITVVIPEFVPDSTMAKVLHNQTAVMLLLALRKYEDVVVISVPYHLHYIPTGSEDIVAQKPAA